The Oscillospiraceae bacterium genome has a segment encoding these proteins:
- a CDS encoding CDP-glycerol glycerophosphotransferase family protein, which translates to MTKLTVTIERCQQIGHQLNLQVTLTCPVPPVYPKLSVVFTCGERTRIIPMTFADRDGTTLRAQKTVELAYVFYEPPVGQPMGITFLYTDGVHGYQPVEPDQPYQVTCPPRRALRHFIHSSKKEKLKQLAGACFSLLALPYRHCKVEPKQVTFLSNRSDRLSGNIKSVFLEMTKVPGVEITVLCHKGNLLHSLPVLRQFLRLYATSQVVFVDDYYHLLSYVKKKPEVQLVQLWHACGAFKTFGYSRQGEQALPQGSPNHRQYDYAIVSSQQVCPCYAEGFGIDLQKVLPLGSPRCDRFADDRYKAAFTKRFYAENPQLADKKIVLFAPTFRGGGQGNCYYPLEKFRPDDLLDALPENTVLATKMHPYLTERPTCQRAEHANRFIDLTDRYDVNDLLFVSSVLITDYSSVVYEASILNLPMLFYAFDLESYCKERDFYCDYASFVPGRIVRTMEELTHALQTEDYQQEKVAPFYTRNFDDTAGKATQNVVHFAKELLHIPTDHLPL; encoded by the coding sequence ATGACCAAACTCACTGTTACAATTGAACGCTGCCAACAGATCGGCCATCAGCTGAATCTGCAAGTGACCCTCACCTGTCCGGTGCCCCCGGTGTACCCCAAACTCAGCGTTGTCTTTACCTGCGGCGAACGCACCCGGATCATTCCCATGACATTTGCCGACAGAGACGGCACCACGCTGCGCGCCCAAAAAACCGTGGAGCTGGCCTATGTGTTTTACGAGCCGCCGGTGGGGCAGCCCATGGGCATCACTTTTCTTTATACCGACGGCGTTCACGGCTATCAGCCGGTGGAACCGGACCAACCGTACCAAGTGACCTGTCCGCCCCGCCGGGCGCTGCGCCACTTTATCCACAGCAGCAAAAAAGAGAAGTTGAAGCAGTTGGCAGGGGCTTGCTTCTCGCTGCTGGCTCTGCCCTATCGACACTGCAAGGTGGAACCTAAGCAAGTGACGTTCCTTTCCAACCGTTCCGATCGATTGTCCGGCAATATTAAATCCGTCTTTTTGGAGATGACCAAGGTACCGGGCGTGGAGATCACCGTCCTGTGCCACAAGGGCAACCTGCTTCACAGCCTGCCGGTGCTGCGCCAATTTCTGCGCCTGTATGCCACGTCGCAGGTGGTGTTTGTAGACGACTATTATCACCTGCTGTCTTATGTAAAGAAAAAGCCGGAGGTGCAGCTGGTGCAATTGTGGCACGCCTGCGGTGCCTTTAAGACCTTTGGCTACTCCCGCCAGGGTGAGCAGGCACTGCCCCAAGGCTCGCCCAATCACCGGCAGTACGACTACGCGATTGTCAGCTCTCAACAGGTGTGCCCCTGCTATGCAGAAGGCTTTGGCATTGATTTGCAAAAGGTATTACCCCTGGGCTCACCTCGGTGCGACCGCTTTGCCGATGACCGATACAAGGCGGCCTTTACCAAGCGCTTTTATGCGGAAAACCCCCAATTAGCAGACAAAAAGATCGTGTTGTTCGCGCCCACCTTTCGAGGCGGCGGTCAAGGCAACTGCTACTATCCGCTGGAGAAATTCCGCCCGGACGATCTGCTGGATGCCCTGCCGGAGAACACGGTGCTGGCAACGAAAATGCACCCTTATCTAACCGAACGCCCCACCTGCCAAAGGGCAGAGCACGCCAACCGGTTTATTGATCTGACAGATCGGTACGATGTGAACGACCTGCTGTTTGTCAGCAGCGTACTCATCACCGACTATTCCAGCGTGGTGTACGAGGCGTCTATTTTGAACCTGCCCATGCTGTTCTATGCCTTCGATTTAGAAAGCTATTGCAAGGAGCGGGACTTTTACTGCGACTACGCCTCCTTTGTGCCCGGGCGCATTGTGCGCACCATGGAGGAACTGACCCACGCCCTGCAAACGGAGGATTACCAGCAAGAGAAAGTGGCGCCCTTCTATACTCGCAATTTTGATGATACCGCCGGAAAAGCCACCCAGAATGTGGTGCACTTTGCCAAAGAGCTGCTGCATATTCCCACGGATCACCTACCCCTATAA
- a CDS encoding CDP-glycerol glycerophosphotransferase family protein, with protein sequence MFNCKMIINRLHIEDARMEIGVAINCPFDVDVSSPKARILFECDGQTRRLPLRVVNYFRQKQEGSCIVVCNYTYLLDQIFYRFQPESPVTVTIDFEYGRHTVQALPFTVSTNVLHENPGLELPEEYMEYECFDGATVFDAPDNEYVPPAQTGNRTYTFDFDCENSAILLFSKKKKNGDRPFVQRSRVLVPLLRFIDFALRCLLALLLLPLFLFDGILAGLDIVPRRKTAPIEGVGKNIFVQFKINVSSFIKTSFKRANFVENIRRPVYAIYNAYYKLLCKKEVVPNRVTFMSGRRDTLGGNPEFVYNQIKDNPNIDFQFLLFSDPNGHYKAKNMFRFVKLYASSKVVIVDDYFRLLNMVDKRPEVKLMQLWHACGAFKTFGFTRLGKAGGPKQTDPNHRMYDVAIVSSAEIAKHYAEGFGLSDDKVLATGIPRTDIFMDPQYAQTVQDGFYAKYPQLRDKRIILFAPTFRGNGQMSAYYPADAFHVDEFMEALPADTALLIKYHPFCPERPVIPEGYKDRVLDLSDEDELNDLLFVTDLLITDYSSVVFEASLLDIPMLFYAFDLFDYISKRDFYYDFESFVPGKIVFSQRELTEAIVAGDFESEKVPPFKTKFFDHLDGRSSRRVADLILRFIGEKK encoded by the coding sequence ATGTTTAACTGCAAAATGATTATCAACCGCCTGCATATTGAGGACGCTCGTATGGAGATCGGGGTGGCCATCAACTGCCCCTTTGATGTGGATGTTTCCTCTCCCAAAGCGCGAATCCTGTTTGAATGTGACGGACAGACCCGCCGCCTGCCCCTGCGGGTGGTCAACTACTTTCGCCAAAAGCAGGAGGGGAGCTGCATTGTGGTATGCAACTATACCTATCTGCTGGACCAGATCTTTTACCGCTTCCAGCCGGAAAGCCCGGTGACCGTCACCATTGACTTTGAGTACGGCCGCCACACGGTGCAAGCGCTGCCCTTTACCGTGTCTACCAATGTGCTCCACGAGAACCCGGGTTTGGAACTGCCGGAGGAATACATGGAGTACGAGTGCTTTGACGGCGCAACGGTATTTGACGCACCGGACAATGAGTATGTTCCCCCGGCGCAAACCGGAAACCGCACCTACACCTTCGACTTTGACTGCGAAAACAGCGCCATTCTCCTTTTCTCGAAAAAAAAGAAAAACGGAGATCGACCCTTTGTGCAGCGCAGCCGTGTGCTGGTGCCCCTGTTGCGGTTTATTGACTTTGCCCTGCGGTGCCTGCTTGCCCTGCTTTTGCTGCCGCTGTTTCTGTTTGACGGCATTTTAGCCGGGCTGGATATTGTGCCCCGGCGCAAAACCGCACCCATTGAGGGTGTGGGCAAAAACATTTTTGTGCAGTTTAAAATCAATGTGTCTTCCTTTATTAAAACCAGCTTTAAGCGTGCCAATTTTGTAGAGAACATTCGCCGCCCGGTGTATGCCATCTACAACGCCTACTACAAACTGCTGTGCAAAAAGGAAGTCGTGCCCAACCGGGTCACCTTTATGTCCGGCCGACGGGACACCCTGGGCGGCAACCCGGAGTTCGTCTATAACCAAATCAAAGACAACCCGAATATTGATTTTCAGTTTTTGCTGTTCTCCGACCCCAACGGCCACTATAAAGCTAAAAATATGTTCCGCTTTGTCAAGCTGTACGCCTCCTCCAAGGTGGTGATCGTGGACGATTACTTCCGCCTGCTGAATATGGTGGACAAGCGCCCGGAAGTGAAGCTGATGCAGCTGTGGCACGCCTGCGGCGCCTTTAAGACCTTTGGCTTTACCCGCCTGGGCAAGGCAGGCGGCCCCAAGCAAACGGACCCCAACCACCGCATGTACGATGTGGCCATTGTCTCCTCTGCGGAGATCGCCAAGCATTACGCCGAGGGCTTCGGCCTGTCCGATGACAAGGTGCTGGCCACCGGCATTCCCAGAACAGATATATTTATGGACCCACAATATGCCCAAACGGTGCAGGATGGATTCTATGCCAAGTATCCCCAGCTGCGGGACAAGCGCATCATCCTCTTTGCCCCCACCTTTCGAGGCAACGGCCAAATGAGCGCCTACTACCCGGCAGACGCCTTCCATGTGGACGAGTTTATGGAAGCTTTGCCGGCAGATACGGCACTGCTGATCAAGTACCACCCCTTCTGCCCGGAGCGCCCGGTGATCCCGGAAGGCTACAAGGATCGGGTGCTGGATCTGTCCGACGAGGACGAGCTCAACGACCTGCTGTTCGTCACCGACCTGCTCATCACCGACTACTCCAGCGTGGTGTTTGAGGCGTCGCTGCTGGATATTCCCATGCTGTTTTATGCCTTCGATCTGTTTGACTACATCAGCAAGCGGGATTTCTATTATGATTTTGAGAGCTTTGTGCCCGGCAAAATCGTCTTTTCTCAGCGGGAATTGACAGAGGCCATCGTCGCCGGTGACTTTGAGAGTGAGAAAGTACCGCCCTTTAAGACCAAGTTCTTTGACCACCTGGACGGCCGCTCCAGCCGCCGAGTGGCAGACCTGATCCTGCGCTTCATCGGTGAGAAAAAATAA
- a CDS encoding AbrB/MazE/SpoVT family DNA-binding domain-containing protein has protein sequence MKATGIVRRIDDLGRIVIPKEIRRSFRIKEGDPLEIFTNADGEVIFKKYSPIGELSQFAGQYAEVLHKNGCSPVVITDNDHVVAAAGVSKREVMERRVTKALEDVMDARTPRIAKAPGECLQAIEGYDRPAEVAYPIVYGGDVSGTVLLLQGEDGNLPDEAQIRLIQVGAAFLGRQME, from the coding sequence ATGAAAGCTACCGGTATTGTACGCCGCATTGACGACTTGGGGCGCATTGTGATCCCCAAGGAGATCCGCCGCTCGTTCCGCATTAAGGAGGGCGATCCACTGGAGATCTTTACCAACGCCGACGGCGAGGTGATCTTTAAAAAATACTCGCCCATTGGAGAACTGTCCCAATTTGCCGGGCAATACGCTGAGGTGCTCCACAAGAACGGCTGCTCCCCGGTGGTGATCACGGACAACGACCATGTGGTGGCCGCTGCCGGGGTCAGCAAGCGAGAAGTGATGGAGCGCCGGGTAACCAAGGCGCTGGAGGATGTGATGGACGCCCGCACCCCACGGATCGCCAAGGCACCCGGCGAATGCCTGCAAGCCATTGAGGGCTACGACCGCCCTGCAGAGGTAGCCTATCCCATTGTGTACGGCGGCGATGTATCCGGCACGGTACTGCTGCTGCAAGGTGAGGACGGCAACCTGCCGGACGAAGCACAAATCCGGCTGATCCAGGTAGGCGCCGCCTTTTTGGGGCGCCAAATGGAATAA